The proteins below come from a single Malus domestica chromosome 03, GDT2T_hap1 genomic window:
- the LOC103415132 gene encoding F-box/kelch-repeat protein At1g55270 encodes MDQNTEHSSNAQRGFRVQAPLVDSVSCYCKVDAGFKTVAGARKFVPGSKICIQPDINPNAHRGKNLRRERTRIQPPLLPGLPDDLAIACLIRVPRVEHRKLRIVCKRWYHLLAGNFFYSLRKSLGMAEEWVYVIKRDRDGRISWHAFDPTYQLWQPLPPVPGEYSAALGFGCAVLSGCHLYLFGGKHPLRGSMRRVIFYSARTNKWHRAPDMLRKRHFFGSCVINNCLYVAGGECEGIQRTLRSAEIYDPNKNRWSFISDMSTAMVPFIGVVHDGMWFLKGLGSHREVMSEAYTPEANTWTPISDGMVAGWRNPSISLNGQLYALDCRDGCKLRVYDRVSDSWNKFIDSKVHLGSSCALEAAALVPLNGKLCIIRNNMSISLVDVSSPDKHVESNPHLWENIAGKGHFRTLVSNIWSSIAGRTGLKSHIVHCQVLQA; translated from the exons ATGGACCAGAACACTGAACACTCTTCCAATGCTCAGAGGGGCTTCAGAGTTCAAGCTCCGCTG GTTGACTCTGTATCATGCTATTGTAAAGTAGATGCAGGCTTCAAAACTGTTGCAGGGGCAAGAAAGTTTGTCCCAGGATCAAAGATTTGCATCCAGCCTGATATCAATCCTAATGCACACAGGGGAAAAAATTTACGCCGGGAAAGGACCAGAATCCAGCCACCCCTCCTGCCTGGTCTACCTGATGATCTTGCAATTGCTTGTTTAATCAGAGTCCCCCGTGTTGAGCATAGGAAACTCCGTATAGTTTGCAAAAGATGGTATCACCTTCTAGCGGGAAACTTCTTTTATTCGCTTAGGAAAAGTCTTGGAATGGCGGAAGAATGGGTTTATGTTATCAAAAGAGACCGTGATGGAAGGATCTCTTGGCATGCTTTTGATCCTACATACCAGCTCTGGCAGCCACTTCCACCCGTTCCTGGTGAGTATTCTGCCGCGCTTGGTTTTGGTTGTGCTGTCCTTAGCGGTTGTCACCTGTACTTGTTTGGAGGAAAACATCCATTAAGGGGATCTATGAGACGGGTCATTTTTTACAGTGCTCGGACAAATAAATGGCACAGGGCACCAGATATGCTTCGGAAACGCCATTTCTTTGGCTCTTGTGTTATTAATAATTGTCTTTATGTAGCTGGTGGGGAGTGTGAAGGAATTCAAAGGACTCTTCGTTCTGCTGAAATTTATGATCCAAACAAAAATCGGTGGAGCTTTATTTCCGATATGAGCACAGCTATGGTGCCATTTATTGGGGTGGTGCATGACGGAATGTGGTTCCTAAAAGGACTTGGGTCACACCGTGAGGTAATGAGTGAAGCCTATACTCCTGAAGCCAATACCTGGACCCCTATTAGTGACGGGATGGTTGCTGGGTGGCGCAACCCGAGTATTTCTTTAAATGGGCAGCTCTATGCTCTGGACTGCCGTGATGGGTGCAAGCTTAGGGTTTATGATAGAGTATCAGATTCATGGAACAAATTTATAGATAGCAAGGTTCATCTAGGGAGTTCTTGTGCTTTGGAGGCTGCTGCGCTAGTTCCCCTTAACGGGAAGCTTTGCATTATTCGTAATAACATGAGCATCAGTTTAGTTGATGTTTCAAGTCCGGATAAACATGTCGAAAGCAACCCTCACCTTTGGGAAAATATCGCCGGCAAAGGTCATTTCAGAACTCTAGTCTCAAATATATGGTCAAGTATAGCAGGCCGAACTGGTTTGAAGAGTCACATTGTTCACTGTCAAGTGCTCCAAGCATGA
- the LOC103415140 gene encoding uncharacterized protein encodes MSPTPKPQLGLIPILLLSLSVIPSLSLSLSDSPPTVFDILPKFGLPRGLLPASVSNYTLSDDGRFVVVLPKTCYLQFDYLVYYEKTITGKLTYGAITDLKGIQVQRFLFWLGVGEIRVDLPPSDNIYFTVGIINKKLDIGQFQNVRPCRDGLSGSCVGSFKRGIQLPSPVEEIEMLITE; translated from the exons ATGTCACCGACCCCGAAACCCCAACTGGGTCTGATCCcgatcctcctcctctctctctccgtcatcccaagtctctctctttctctctctgacTCCCCTCCCACAGTGTTTGACATTTTACCCAAATTCGGCCTTCCCCGCGGCCTCTTACCGGCATCGGTCTCCAACTACACGCTCTCCGACGACGGACGATTCGTCGTCGTTTTGCCCAAGACCTGCTACCTGCAGTTCGATTACTTGGTCTACTACGAAAAGACCATAACGGGCAAGCTCACGTACGGGGCGATCACCGACTTGAAGGGCATTCAGGTCCAGAGGTTCTTGTTCTGGCTCGGCGTCGGCGAGATCAGGGTCGATTTGCCGCCGTCCGATAACATTTACTTCACTGTGGGGATCATCAATAAGAAGCTGGATATCGGTCAGTTCCAAAATGTCCGGCCTTGCCGTGACGGGTTATCGGGTTCTTGCGTCGGGTCGTTCAAACGGGGCATTCAg CTTCCATCTCCAGTGGAAGAAATTGAGATGCTAATAACCGAATAG
- the LOC103415149 gene encoding non-specific lipid transfer protein GPI-anchored 6 codes for MNNSKNVSVQVLSCTLVLIFLVGFGSCNIDQDKAECADQLVGLAPCLPYVGGDAKSPTIDCCSGIKVVVQKSKKCLCVLIKDRDDPKLGLKINATLALNLPSSCHVPINISRCVDLLNLPSNSPDAKMFRDYENKTEARSSTTAPISSGNSTSSGTVAQEKSDGGSLGKSLMGIEMLFGSLLLFYIPHLVLSV; via the exons ATGAATAACTCAAAGAATGTGAGTGTGCAGGTACTCTCATGCACCTTGGTGTTGATATTTCTAGTTGGTTTTGGCAGCTGCAACATAGACCAAGATAAGGCAGAATGTGCAGACCAACTAGTAGGGCTTGCCCCCTGCCTTCCGTACGTCGGCGGCGATGCCAAAAGTCCAACCATAGACTGTTGCAGTGGGATTAAAGTAGTGGTGCAGAAGAGCAAGAAATGCCTGTGTGTCCTAATTAAGGACCGCGATGATCCAAAACTCGGCCTCAAGATCAATGCCACTCTTGCCTTAAACCTTCCCAGTTCCTGCCATGTACCTATCAACATATCAAGATGCGTTG ATCTCTTGAATTTGCCATCAAACTCTCCGGATGCGAAGATGTTCCGGGATTATGAAAACAAGACTGAAGCTAGAAGCAGCACTACTGCCCCTATATCCAGCG GGAATTCTACAAGCAGTGGTACAGTAGCTCAAGAAAAGAGTGATGGTGGGAGCCTGGGAAAGAGCTTGATGGGAATAGAGATGCTCTTTGGGAGTTTACTGTTGTTTTATATTCCACACCTGGTGCTTTCTGTTTGA